A stretch of the Borreliella spielmanii genome encodes the following:
- a CDS encoding YmdB family metallophosphoesterase has product MSLRVLIAGEVVGKAGIVAIKAFLSSFKVRKKVDFVISGNNFTTGLRGLGKKHAFLLKKYGVDVLTLGENAFARPDLSGDLDKYNFILKPLNCPAKLRGYSYFIYNINGKKLAVMRIVGQTGITKYQFNHPFYSFDPVYKRIKMQTNNIIVLFDSNTTAEVNALFFYLKSRVSACLGIGKRILTADLRILDNTAIITDLGRVGSLDSVIGYAPNLEIDKFLKGFLNQKFDESWEGLGFNGVLIDIDENGHSFSVEAIREYIDYKSSLKDIDIV; this is encoded by the coding sequence GTGTCTTTAAGGGTTTTAATTGCCGGTGAGGTTGTAGGTAAAGCTGGGATTGTTGCGATAAAAGCTTTTTTATCATCTTTTAAGGTTAGAAAAAAGGTTGACTTTGTAATATCTGGTAATAATTTTACTACAGGTTTAAGAGGGCTTGGCAAAAAACATGCCTTTTTATTGAAAAAGTATGGAGTTGATGTGTTAACTTTAGGTGAAAATGCTTTTGCAAGGCCTGATTTGTCTGGTGATCTTGATAAGTATAATTTTATTTTAAAACCTTTAAATTGTCCCGCAAAATTAAGAGGATATTCCTATTTTATTTACAATATTAATGGCAAAAAATTGGCTGTAATGAGAATTGTAGGTCAAACAGGAATAACTAAGTATCAATTTAATCATCCTTTCTATAGTTTTGATCCTGTTTATAAAAGAATCAAAATGCAAACAAACAATATTATTGTTCTTTTTGATTCAAATACTACAGCTGAAGTGAATGCTTTGTTTTTTTATCTAAAATCAAGAGTTAGTGCTTGTCTTGGAATAGGAAAAAGGATTTTAACAGCAGATTTAAGAATTTTAGATAATACCGCTATTATAACTGATTTAGGCAGAGTTGGTAGTTTGGATAGCGTTATTGGATATGCTCCTAATTTAGAGATAGATAAATTTTTGAAAGGATTTTTAAATCAGAAATTTGATGAATCTTGGGAAGGCCTTGGCTTTAACGGTGTTTTAATTGATATTGATGAGAACGGTCATTCTTTTTCTGTAGAGGCTATTAGAGAGTATATAGATTATAAATCAAGTTTAAAAGATATAGATATTGTTTGA
- the lptB gene encoding LPS export ABC transporter ATP-binding protein, with protein sequence MLLKKKNKIKEIKESLNLNSVNNVVLKADNIIKKYGEKFAVNGITINIHKGEVVGLLGPNGAGKTTTFYTIVGFIKPNSGKVLINDYNISSLNMYERARIGIVYLPQDASIFRELTVEENIMVALERREDLSKAERKIELVNLLKEFEIKRIQSQKAYTLSGGERRRAEIARALAVNPYFLLLDEPFAGIDPIAIGDIKNIIKILKERNIGVLITDHNVRDAFDIIDRAYIVYQGQVLDEGDVDYIVKSEKAKKLYLGEEFRL encoded by the coding sequence ATGCTTCTGAAGAAAAAAAATAAAATAAAAGAGATTAAGGAAAGTCTTAATCTTAATTCTGTTAATAATGTTGTTTTAAAAGCAGACAACATTATTAAAAAATATGGTGAAAAGTTTGCTGTTAATGGTATTACAATCAATATTCATAAAGGTGAAGTTGTGGGGCTTCTTGGCCCAAATGGAGCCGGTAAAACAACAACGTTTTATACCATTGTAGGTTTCATTAAGCCTAATTCGGGTAAAGTTTTAATAAATGATTATAACATTTCATCTCTTAATATGTATGAGCGTGCACGGATAGGAATTGTGTATCTTCCCCAAGATGCTTCAATTTTCAGAGAACTTACAGTTGAAGAGAATATTATGGTTGCTTTAGAGAGAAGAGAGGATCTATCCAAGGCTGAGCGCAAGATAGAGCTTGTAAATTTACTTAAAGAATTTGAGATAAAAAGAATACAAAGTCAAAAAGCTTATACTCTTTCTGGTGGAGAGAGGAGGCGAGCAGAGATAGCAAGAGCTTTAGCTGTAAATCCCTATTTTTTACTCTTGGATGAACCTTTTGCCGGTATTGATCCTATTGCAATTGGAGATATAAAGAATATAATAAAAATTTTAAAAGAAAGAAACATTGGAGTTCTTATTACTGATCATAATGTAAGAGATGCTTTTGATATAATAGATAGAGCTTATATTGTTTATCAAGGGCAAGTACTTGATGAAGGTGATGTTGATTATATAGTAAAGAGTGAAAAAGCCAAAAAGCTTTATTTGGGAGAAGAATTTAGATTATGA
- the pgeF gene encoding peptidoglycan editing factor PgeF, giving the protein MKTIDHEFYYEFRIADDVKMIYTKKPFNLSLRELSNDNLNFVPKSKKIKYLKQLHTDIIYKVEDDFINFQEGDGLISSSLNVALVTYFADCLPIYFYDSVKKFIGLIHSGYKGSFSLIILKMLFFFEKMGSSFKDLKIVFGPYNRSCCYEVSEIFLKEVSDKFSKSLLNASFSIRDGKIYFDNASFNFNLLSNFNLNIYDSKLCTYCSKNLYSYRRLREGQSYALIWRI; this is encoded by the coding sequence ATGAAAACAATAGATCATGAATTTTATTATGAATTTAGAATAGCTGATGATGTTAAAATGATTTATACTAAAAAACCTTTTAACCTAAGTTTAAGAGAGCTTAGTAATGATAATTTAAACTTTGTTCCCAAGTCAAAAAAAATAAAATATTTAAAGCAATTACATACAGATATTATTTATAAAGTTGAAGATGATTTTATAAATTTTCAAGAAGGAGATGGTCTTATATCTAGCTCTTTAAATGTGGCTCTTGTTACTTACTTTGCAGATTGTCTTCCAATTTACTTTTATGATTCAGTGAAAAAATTTATAGGACTTATTCACAGTGGATATAAGGGAAGCTTTAGCTTGATTATTTTAAAAATGTTGTTTTTTTTTGAAAAAATGGGTTCCTCTTTTAAGGATTTAAAAATTGTTTTTGGACCTTATAACAGATCTTGTTGCTATGAAGTTTCTGAAATTTTCTTGAAAGAAGTAAGTGATAAATTTAGCAAAAGCTTATTAAATGCGTCTTTTTCTATTAGAGATGGTAAAATATACTTTGACAATGCTAGTTTTAATTTTAATTTGCTTTCTAATTTTAATTTAAATATTTATGATTCAAAACTTTGTACGTATTGTTCTAAAAATCTTTATTCTTATAGAAGATTAAGAGAAGGTCAAAGTTATGCTTTAATTTGGAGAATCTAA
- the dnaX gene encoding DNA polymerase III subunit gamma/tau encodes MASSRGTALKKRPRDFNALEGQDFVVETLKHSIEKNKIANAYIFSGPRGVGKTSSARAFARCLNCKNGPAVMPCGECNNCKSIDSDSSLDVIEIDGASNTSVQDIRQIKEEIMFPPAISKYRIYIIDEVHMLSNSAFNALLKTIEEPPSYIVFIFATTESHKLPETIKSRCQHFSFKLLSLEKIYNMLKKVCFEDHIKYEDEALKWIAYKSGGSVRDAYTLFDQVVSFTNSDIKLDQIRSKMGFTNDEFLEKLAVSILSEDVKELICVLDSIFLAGISYEQFLLDSIEFFREVLFLKIGIKNFEFIGIKSEDLRKKLVDFDLNYLERIIVVLLETYRDLQFSANPRYELEINFIKILRLKNYIPNHVLIKQIQNLEDSLLENMDLDSSNFDALANKKSKDDLAFISAKPNLEYGFSEIKSLGKEETSCDENLSTKIDGNLLESNSVDEIDEIFIEDDDNSSKANDFIDIRGKFIYIVSRYIQTLVHSGEVVIDGNVLYYKVFSEFEYNELQNYKGEIRSEFYKEFPNLSIVFQKNFKNLEKDFEKLETLKNIFGASEVLEE; translated from the coding sequence ATGGCATCTTCAAGAGGTACTGCTCTTAAGAAACGTCCTAGAGATTTCAATGCTCTTGAAGGGCAAGATTTTGTTGTTGAGACTTTAAAGCATTCTATAGAGAAAAATAAAATAGCAAATGCTTATATCTTTTCAGGTCCAAGAGGCGTTGGAAAGACTTCATCGGCTAGAGCTTTTGCTAGATGCTTAAACTGTAAGAATGGACCGGCAGTTATGCCTTGTGGAGAGTGTAATAATTGTAAATCTATTGATAGTGACAGCAGTCTTGATGTTATTGAAATTGATGGTGCTTCAAATACTTCGGTTCAGGATATTAGACAAATTAAAGAAGAGATAATGTTTCCTCCTGCAATTTCCAAATATAGAATATATATTATTGATGAAGTTCATATGCTCTCTAATTCTGCTTTTAATGCTCTTTTAAAGACAATTGAAGAGCCACCAAGCTATATTGTTTTTATTTTTGCTACCACAGAGTCACATAAGCTTCCAGAAACAATAAAAAGCAGATGTCAGCATTTTAGTTTTAAACTTTTATCGTTAGAAAAGATTTATAATATGCTTAAGAAGGTTTGTTTTGAGGATCATATTAAATATGAAGATGAGGCTTTAAAATGGATTGCATATAAAAGTGGTGGTAGCGTAAGAGATGCTTATACTCTTTTTGATCAGGTAGTTTCTTTTACTAATTCTGACATTAAATTAGATCAAATAAGATCTAAGATGGGATTTACCAATGATGAATTTTTAGAGAAGTTAGCAGTTAGCATTCTTAGTGAAGATGTAAAGGAGTTGATTTGTGTTCTTGATTCTATTTTTTTAGCCGGAATCTCTTATGAGCAATTTTTGTTAGATTCAATTGAATTTTTTAGAGAGGTATTATTCCTAAAGATAGGCATTAAAAATTTTGAGTTTATTGGAATTAAATCTGAGGACTTGAGAAAGAAATTAGTTGATTTTGATTTGAACTATCTTGAGAGAATTATTGTTGTTTTGCTTGAAACTTACAGGGATTTGCAATTTTCGGCTAATCCAAGATATGAGCTTGAGATTAATTTTATTAAAATTTTAAGACTTAAAAACTATATTCCAAATCATGTTTTGATAAAACAAATTCAAAATCTTGAGGACAGTTTGTTAGAAAATATGGATTTAGATTCAAGCAATTTTGATGCTTTAGCAAATAAGAAGAGCAAAGATGATTTAGCTTTTATTTCAGCAAAACCCAATTTAGAATATGGATTTTCCGAAATCAAATCTTTAGGAAAAGAGGAGACTAGTTGTGATGAAAATTTGTCAACAAAAATCGATGGAAATCTTTTAGAGTCCAATAGTGTTGATGAGATTGATGAGATTTTTATTGAGGACGATGATAATTCAAGTAAAGCAAATGATTTTATTGATATAAGAGGTAAATTTATTTATATTGTTTCAAGATATATTCAAACTTTAGTTCATTCAGGAGAAGTTGTTATTGATGGCAATGTTCTTTATTATAAGGTGTTTAGTGAGTTTGAATATAATGAGCTTCAAAATTATAAAGGCGAGATAAGGTCTGAGTTTTATAAAGAATTTCCCAATTTAAGCATTGTGTTTCAGAAAAATTTCAAAAACCTTGAAAAGGATTTTGAAAAATTAGAAACTTTAAAAAATATTTTTGGAGCAAGTGAAGTTCTGGAGGAATAA
- the efbC gene encoding nucleoid-associated protein EbfC, giving the protein MAVNPLDFLKNMSSVKSNIDNIKKEISKITVCGKAGSNIVAIEMDGEFNVKKVSINKEFFDDLDNDAFEQMVKSALNDAVSKVKEEIKLKTMGVLPFGM; this is encoded by the coding sequence ATGGCAGTAAATCCGTTAGATTTTTTGAAAAATATGTCTAGTGTTAAGAGTAATATTGACAATATTAAAAAGGAAATATCTAAAATTACGGTTTGTGGTAAAGCGGGTAGCAATATTGTTGCTATTGAGATGGATGGCGAATTTAATGTTAAAAAAGTTTCAATTAATAAGGAATTTTTTGATGATTTAGACAATGATGCTTTTGAACAAATGGTCAAATCTGCTTTAAATGATGCTGTTTCTAAGGTTAAGGAAGAGATAAAATTAAAAACTATGGGGGTTCTTCCTTTTGGAATGTAG
- a CDS encoding nucleoside-diphosphate kinase, which produces MSMLLQKTLCIIKPDGVRRGLIGDVVARFERVGLKMVAAKMLIVDESLAKKHYLYDDIVFRHSEVVWKSLIEFISNSPVFAFVVEGVESIEVVRKLCGATEPKLAIPGTIRGDFSYHSFKYSDEKGFSIYNVIHASANEVDAIREISIWFKDNEILNYKRDDEREHYYC; this is translated from the coding sequence ATGTCAATGTTATTGCAAAAAACTTTGTGTATTATTAAGCCAGATGGGGTTAGAAGGGGTTTAATTGGTGATGTAGTTGCTAGATTTGAAAGGGTAGGTTTAAAAATGGTGGCTGCTAAAATGCTTATTGTTGATGAGAGTCTAGCAAAAAAACATTATTTGTACGATGATATTGTCTTTAGGCATAGTGAGGTGGTTTGGAAGTCTTTAATTGAATTTATTTCAAATTCTCCTGTTTTTGCATTTGTTGTTGAAGGAGTTGAAAGCATTGAGGTTGTTAGAAAGCTTTGTGGTGCTACTGAACCAAAATTAGCCATTCCTGGAACAATACGAGGAGACTTCTCTTATCACAGTTTTAAATATTCGGATGAAAAAGGTTTTTCAATTTATAATGTGATTCATGCATCTGCAAATGAGGTAGATGCAATTCGAGAAATATCAATTTGGTTTAAAGATAATGAAATTTTAAACTACAAAAGAGATGATGAGCGTGAGCATTATTATTGTTAA
- a CDS encoding LptA/OstA family protein, producing the protein MRDLILIWIFIIFISNIQAAQKESRPKSERVKENEEKNINFTFKSDFAQGIVSSFYKKIVLKGNSEVISSDFKLRADEIEIYGENGSYLEARGNVFYEDYKNKMHVKAQFLFFNRKLDNFYLQKGVELEDLENNMLIKAERVEGSNKSNVYIMQYSVKIYKDDTFARAENGTYNKEEKEMVLEGVPVIYQKDNYYSASRIIFNTKTNRYKLEGSVEGEFTQVENDASEEKK; encoded by the coding sequence TTGAGGGATTTAATTTTAATATGGATTTTTATTATTTTTATTAGCAATATTCAAGCAGCACAAAAAGAATCTAGGCCTAAATCTGAGAGGGTTAAAGAAAATGAAGAGAAAAATATTAATTTTACCTTTAAGTCAGATTTTGCGCAAGGAATAGTGTCTTCTTTTTATAAAAAAATTGTTTTAAAAGGAAATTCAGAGGTTATCTCTTCAGATTTTAAGCTTAGGGCAGATGAAATTGAAATTTATGGAGAAAATGGCTCTTATCTTGAAGCTCGAGGTAATGTTTTTTATGAAGATTATAAGAATAAAATGCATGTTAAGGCTCAGTTTTTATTTTTTAATAGAAAATTGGATAACTTTTATCTTCAAAAAGGGGTTGAGCTTGAAGATTTAGAAAACAATATGCTTATTAAAGCAGAAAGAGTTGAGGGCAGTAATAAATCTAATGTTTATATTATGCAATATTCTGTTAAAATATATAAGGATGATACTTTTGCAAGAGCTGAGAATGGAACTTATAATAAAGAAGAAAAAGAAATGGTTCTTGAGGGGGTCCCAGTAATTTACCAGAAAGACAATTATTATTCTGCTTCAAGAATAATTTTTAATACAAAAACTAATAGGTATAAACTTGAGGGAAGTGTTGAAGGAGAGTTTACTCAAGTTGAAAATGATGCTTCTGAAGAAAAAAAATAA
- the lspA gene encoding signal peptidase II translates to MSVKSKQYFNIFVFIISLIFFDQLSKYLVVKYVRLGSVYFSFFDNFFRIIHVRNTGILFSMGSNIHYSLKKIFFLVMPIFILIFVFYLSLKEKNRIARISLLLIFSGGVGNVIDRLFRPSGVVDFLDFKFYGIFGLDRWPTFNFADSYVVIGMILFLVYDFFIKRKAFNK, encoded by the coding sequence ATGAGCGTTAAAAGTAAACAATATTTTAATATTTTTGTATTTATTATTAGTTTAATTTTTTTTGATCAACTTTCTAAGTATTTGGTTGTGAAGTATGTCAGATTGGGTTCAGTATATTTTTCCTTTTTTGATAATTTTTTTAGGATAATACATGTAAGAAACACAGGCATTTTGTTTTCTATGGGCTCTAATATTCATTATAGTTTGAAAAAAATTTTTTTTCTTGTAATGCCTATTTTCATTTTGATATTTGTTTTTTATCTTTCTTTGAAAGAAAAAAATCGTATTGCCAGGATTTCACTTTTATTAATTTTTTCAGGGGGAGTGGGTAATGTTATTGATAGATTATTTAGACCTTCTGGAGTTGTAGATTTTTTAGATTTCAAATTTTATGGAATTTTTGGACTTGATAGATGGCCTACTTTTAATTTTGCAGATAGCTATGTTGTTATAGGGATGATTTTATTTTTGGTTTATGATTTTTTTATAAAAAGAAAAGCGTTTAATAAATGA
- the murA gene encoding UDP-N-acetylglucosamine 1-carboxyvinyltransferase, producing MHSYIVEGGFKIGGQITASGNKNSALPCILAALLTDEDVILENIPNINDVKVVLDILSDIGADIVSEGNTLKIKVLNIVKTEIDSSLTDLIRASILLLGPFVSRFGEIDMALPGGDLIGKRRLDTHFYGLCKLGAKLSKKDNRIVLKANKLVGAEMFLDEASVTATENIIMASVLAEGNTVIMNAACEPHVQDLCNMLNSMGANISGIGSNVLEIKGVKKLSGTVFRIGADFMQVGSLISLAALTGGELEIKKADPQHFRLIRHIYSKLGINFEYDRENVYVKDKQELKVKLDFGEQIPKIDDGPWPAFPTDLMSIIIVTATQVEGTVLVFEKMFESRMFFVDKLIKMGARIVLCDPHRVVVTGKSPLKGNVLSSPDVRAGMALLIAAFVAKGRSEIQNVYQIERGYEDVAGKLINLGAKIKRVKSQ from the coding sequence ATGCATAGTTATATTGTAGAAGGTGGTTTTAAGATAGGTGGTCAAATTACAGCTAGCGGTAATAAGAATTCCGCTTTACCTTGTATTTTAGCCGCTTTACTTACTGATGAAGATGTTATTTTAGAAAATATTCCTAATATTAATGATGTGAAAGTTGTTTTAGATATTTTAAGTGATATCGGAGCAGATATTGTAAGCGAGGGAAATACTTTGAAAATAAAAGTTTTAAATATTGTAAAAACAGAAATAGATTCCTCTCTTACGGATTTAATTAGGGCTTCCATACTTTTATTAGGCCCTTTTGTTTCTAGATTTGGAGAAATAGATATGGCGCTTCCGGGAGGAGATTTGATTGGGAAGAGACGGCTTGATACCCATTTTTACGGTCTTTGTAAGTTGGGAGCTAAGTTGAGTAAAAAAGATAATAGAATTGTTTTAAAGGCTAATAAGCTTGTTGGAGCTGAAATGTTTTTAGATGAAGCTTCTGTTACAGCTACAGAGAATATCATTATGGCTTCGGTTCTTGCTGAAGGAAATACCGTTATTATGAATGCTGCTTGTGAGCCACATGTTCAAGATTTATGCAATATGTTAAATTCAATGGGTGCTAATATTTCGGGGATTGGTTCAAATGTTTTAGAAATAAAAGGTGTAAAAAAATTAAGTGGAACCGTATTTAGAATAGGAGCCGATTTTATGCAAGTTGGCTCTTTAATTAGTCTTGCGGCATTAACAGGGGGTGAGCTGGAAATTAAAAAAGCAGATCCCCAACATTTCAGATTAATTAGGCATATATATTCAAAACTTGGTATTAATTTTGAATATGATAGGGAAAATGTATATGTAAAAGATAAACAAGAATTAAAAGTTAAATTAGATTTTGGTGAGCAAATTCCAAAAATTGATGATGGTCCGTGGCCAGCCTTTCCAACAGATCTTATGAGTATTATTATAGTTACTGCAACTCAAGTAGAAGGCACAGTTCTTGTTTTTGAGAAGATGTTTGAATCCAGGATGTTTTTTGTAGACAAGTTAATAAAAATGGGAGCTCGAATTGTACTTTGTGATCCACATCGTGTAGTAGTTACGGGCAAATCTCCTCTTAAAGGTAATGTTTTATCTTCTCCGGATGTACGAGCAGGAATGGCTCTTCTTATTGCTGCTTTTGTTGCTAAGGGTCGCAGCGAGATTCAAAATGTTTATCAAATTGAACGAGGATACGAAGATGTGGCTGGTAAATTAATTAATTTAGGTGCAAAAATTAAGAGAGTTAAAAGCCAATAG
- a CDS encoding Nif3-like dinuclear metal center hexameric protein, with protein MNVRDLSFKLNSIFDIKKYEHVDKNLNGLQVGNLNAKANKVAFAVDASYSTLKEAKGNDFLITHHGIFWSKKERIVSNMYDKVKFLIENNLALYSVHLPMDAHSVYSHSKVFSDFLGLTNPFAFANYGGFNLGIIADSAFSFSEILEKIKEKNKHILFSKKFKESVSKVAIVSGSGYSFFEEALHYGIDLFITGDTSHQIYSLAEECGVSLIFGGHYFTETFGLIKLMEDFKIQEDLEVKFICKDTNL; from the coding sequence TTGAACGTAAGAGATTTGTCTTTTAAACTCAATTCAATTTTTGATATAAAGAAGTATGAGCATGTTGATAAAAATTTAAATGGGCTTCAAGTAGGGAATCTCAATGCTAAGGCTAACAAAGTTGCTTTTGCAGTTGATGCTAGCTATTCAACTTTAAAAGAAGCAAAAGGAAATGATTTTCTAATTACCCATCACGGTATTTTTTGGTCAAAAAAAGAGCGCATTGTTTCTAACATGTATGATAAAGTAAAATTTTTGATTGAAAATAATTTAGCTCTTTATTCAGTACATTTACCTATGGACGCTCATTCTGTTTATTCACATAGCAAGGTGTTCTCGGATTTTTTAGGATTAACAAATCCTTTTGCTTTTGCAAATTATGGAGGATTTAATCTAGGGATTATTGCTGATTCTGCTTTTAGTTTTTCTGAAATTTTGGAAAAAATTAAAGAAAAAAATAAACATATTCTTTTTTCGAAGAAGTTTAAAGAATCAGTGAGTAAGGTCGCAATTGTTAGTGGTTCTGGATACTCTTTTTTTGAAGAGGCTTTACATTATGGTATAGATTTGTTTATAACCGGAGATACTTCTCATCAAATATATTCTTTAGCAGAAGAATGTGGGGTGAGCTTGATTTTTGGGGGCCATTATTTTACTGAAACTTTTGGTTTAATTAAATTAATGGAAGATTTCAAAATTCAAGAAGATTTAGAGGTTAAATTTATTTGTAAAGATACTAATTTATAA